In Pelosinus sp. UFO1, one genomic interval encodes:
- a CDS encoding DUF1015 domain-containing protein, which yields MAIVKPFCGLRPVPELADKVVSLPYDVMDSNEARAITTKNEYSFLRVTKSEVDLAPDVSPYSEVVYEKAAENLKDFIAKGVLVQDEKPCFYIYKQQMGSHNQVGLVAALSVEEYKNNIIKKHELTRPDKEQDRVNNIMATEAQTGAVFVTYKADDHINAVLAQCMTKQPVYDFQTEDEIRHTLYVVDDATKIKAIEQAFARIGTLYIADGHHRSAAAARVYDTYKEKNPEHTGEEEYAKFLAVIIPHTMTKIMDYNRVVKDLNGLTEQELLEKIQEKFTINPCTRISCKAEYPHYFGMYINKAWYKLVANPGTYDENDPVDKLDVSILQNNLLAPILGIGNLRTDKRIDFVGGIRGMAELERLVDSGEYAVAFSMFPTSTKELMAIADSGQIMPPKSTWFEPKLRDAIVVHLLNGRN from the coding sequence ATGGCAATTGTAAAACCTTTTTGTGGACTAAGACCGGTACCAGAACTGGCAGATAAAGTTGTTTCTTTGCCCTATGATGTAATGGATTCGAATGAGGCAAGAGCGATTACCACAAAAAATGAATATAGTTTTTTGCGTGTTACAAAATCCGAGGTAGATCTTGCGCCTGACGTTAGTCCATATTCGGAAGTCGTATATGAAAAGGCGGCTGAAAATCTTAAAGATTTTATTGCAAAAGGTGTTTTGGTGCAAGATGAAAAACCGTGTTTTTACATTTACAAACAACAGATGGGCTCTCACAATCAGGTAGGATTAGTGGCTGCTTTATCGGTAGAAGAATATAAAAATAACATTATTAAGAAACATGAATTAACTCGCCCAGATAAAGAGCAAGATCGAGTGAATAATATAATGGCGACAGAGGCTCAAACAGGAGCGGTATTTGTTACTTACAAAGCAGATGATCATATTAATGCTGTACTAGCTCAATGTATGACGAAACAGCCAGTTTATGATTTCCAGACAGAGGATGAAATTCGTCATACCTTATATGTTGTGGATGATGCAACTAAGATTAAAGCCATTGAGCAAGCCTTTGCTCGCATTGGGACTTTATACATTGCTGATGGCCATCATCGTTCGGCTGCTGCAGCAAGGGTATATGATACCTATAAAGAAAAAAATCCGGAGCATACAGGCGAAGAGGAATATGCTAAATTCCTTGCTGTAATCATTCCTCATACAATGACGAAGATTATGGATTACAATCGAGTGGTAAAAGATTTAAACGGCTTAACCGAGCAGGAGCTATTAGAAAAAATTCAAGAAAAGTTTACCATTAACCCATGCACTCGAATATCGTGTAAGGCAGAGTACCCTCATTACTTTGGCATGTACATTAACAAGGCCTGGTATAAATTAGTAGCCAATCCAGGTACCTATGATGAGAATGATCCTGTAGATAAGTTAGATGTAAGCATCTTACAAAACAATCTTTTAGCACCTATTCTTGGAATTGGCAATCTTCGGACGGATAAACGTATTGATTTTGTAGGTGGTATTCGCGGTATGGCGGAATTAGAACGGTTAGTAGACAGTGGTGAGTATGCGGTTGCTTTCTCTATGTTCCCAACGTCTACCAAAGAATTAATGGCAATTGCGGATTCAGGACAAATTATGCCACCTAAGTCCACTTGGTTTGAACCAAAACTTAGGGATGCTATTGTAGTACATTTATTAAATGGGAGGAATTAA
- a CDS encoding HD-GYP domain-containing protein — MKKDVRYRVAEIIDKGLLHGVLVINNEFKSVFINDALCNMWHISEEEFINKSILDIFYNGNKKKSCGSYQGPLIETMDTGEQFSACEVYLNMPSQEGKWFLVSTFLLRDENGLPEFAVGNYIMIDKFKMFENKLNVVNMNIIKAFCKAIGVRDLYTMQHSENVAALIVGLTEYMKLPASEVTMAYLAGIVHDVGKIGISEEILNKPSRLTDVEYEVIKRHPSKGADILKEVEEFATLAEIVRHHHERYDGKGYPSGLQGENIPWISRMLTICDAYDAMTSLRCYCEPHSVEEALIEIESCAGKQFDPSISNVFIDFIRECNGDLGLNAVIST; from the coding sequence ATGAAAAAAGACGTTCGCTATCGTGTAGCAGAGATAATAGATAAGGGGTTACTGCACGGCGTTTTAGTCATTAATAATGAATTTAAATCTGTATTTATAAATGATGCATTGTGCAATATGTGGCATATCAGTGAAGAAGAGTTTATCAATAAATCAATACTAGACATTTTTTATAATGGTAATAAGAAAAAGAGTTGTGGTAGCTACCAAGGGCCTTTAATTGAGACAATGGATACTGGAGAGCAATTTAGTGCTTGCGAGGTGTATTTAAATATGCCTAGCCAAGAGGGGAAATGGTTTTTAGTAAGTACCTTTTTATTGCGAGATGAGAATGGTCTGCCTGAGTTTGCTGTAGGAAATTATATTATGATAGACAAATTTAAAATGTTTGAAAATAAATTAAATGTCGTGAATATGAATATTATAAAGGCATTTTGTAAAGCCATTGGCGTAAGAGATCTGTATACTATGCAGCATAGTGAAAATGTTGCTGCTCTCATTGTTGGATTAACAGAATATATGAAGCTTCCTGCAAGTGAAGTCACTATGGCATATTTAGCAGGCATAGTACATGATGTAGGTAAAATTGGAATTTCAGAAGAGATTCTAAATAAGCCAAGTCGCCTAACGGATGTAGAATATGAAGTAATTAAGCGCCATCCAAGTAAAGGCGCAGATATTTTGAAGGAAGTAGAGGAATTTGCCACCTTGGCAGAGATTGTGCGTCATCATCACGAACGATACGATGGAAAAGGGTATCCGAGTGGCCTACAGGGGGAAAACATTCCATGGATTAGCCGTATGCTGACCATTTGTGATGCATATGATGCTATGACTAGCTTACGATGTTATTGTGAACCTCATAGTGTGGAAGAAGCTCTAATCGAGATTGAAAGTTGTGCAGGTAAGCAATTTGATCCTAGTATTAGTAATGTTTTCATTGATTTTATTAGAGAGTGCAATGGCGATCTAGGGTTGAACGCTGTTATAAGCACCTAA
- the serA gene encoding phosphoglycerate dehydrogenase, with protein sequence MKILVSDPVSAQGVELLQKEYEVDVKIKLPIEELIRIIPEYDALVVRSETKVTKAVIEAAANLKVIGRAGVGVDNIDVEAATQKGIVVLNAPEGNTVAATEHTMAMMLALARNVPQAHASMKDGQWMRSKLMGVEMRGKTLGILGLGRIGTGVAKRALAMEMNVVAYDPFVSANQATAMGIQLLELEEIFPVADFITLHLPFTSETKYLLNKESFAKMKPGVRIVNCARGGVIHEGDLAKAVEEGIVAGAAIDVFEKEPVDPENPLLKLDKVIVTPHLGASTAEAQVGVAVDVAKGIIAALKGEPIATAVNMAPIQSHVLEVIRPYFNLAEKMGCLAINLAEGRITAVDVEYNGEISEVDTKMLTTAMIKGLLNSILTEHINYVNAPGVAKSRGIKVREVKSKETANFANLITVRVHTDKKTHVVAGTLFGHQEGRIVMIDGYRVDVDPQGWLIVGLHLNRPGIIGHVGTILGSDGINIHSMQVGRTEEKGTNIMVMGVDSDVPAAVMLKIKAVDGILGAKMINFCVV encoded by the coding sequence ATGAAAATATTAGTGAGTGATCCAGTTTCAGCCCAAGGTGTAGAGTTATTACAAAAGGAATATGAGGTAGATGTTAAAATAAAACTACCGATAGAGGAATTAATTCGCATTATTCCCGAATATGATGCTTTAGTTGTACGCAGTGAGACCAAGGTTACTAAAGCAGTGATTGAGGCAGCTGCTAACTTGAAAGTGATTGGTCGTGCTGGAGTAGGTGTTGACAACATAGATGTAGAAGCAGCAACTCAGAAAGGCATTGTAGTACTCAACGCTCCTGAAGGCAATACGGTAGCAGCAACAGAGCATACAATGGCTATGATGCTCGCCCTAGCCCGCAATGTCCCCCAAGCTCACGCTAGCATGAAGGACGGACAATGGATGCGCAGCAAATTAATGGGTGTTGAAATGCGTGGCAAAACACTGGGTATTCTTGGCTTAGGACGTATAGGTACGGGTGTAGCCAAAAGAGCTTTGGCTATGGAGATGAATGTTGTAGCCTATGATCCATTCGTCAGTGCAAATCAGGCGACTGCCATGGGTATTCAGTTATTGGAGTTGGAAGAAATTTTCCCAGTTGCTGATTTTATTACCCTACATTTACCCTTTACATCAGAAACAAAGTATCTTTTAAATAAGGAAAGTTTTGCCAAAATGAAACCTGGAGTACGGATTGTAAACTGTGCTCGTGGCGGCGTTATCCATGAAGGAGATTTAGCTAAAGCTGTGGAAGAAGGTATTGTAGCAGGGGCGGCAATTGATGTGTTTGAAAAAGAGCCCGTTGATCCAGAAAATCCATTGCTTAAACTAGACAAGGTGATTGTAACACCCCATTTAGGAGCGTCTACTGCAGAAGCCCAAGTTGGTGTAGCTGTAGACGTAGCAAAAGGTATTATCGCTGCATTAAAAGGGGAACCTATCGCAACAGCAGTTAATATGGCACCAATTCAGTCGCATGTGTTGGAAGTCATTCGCCCTTATTTTAATTTGGCGGAAAAGATGGGTTGCTTGGCTATTAATTTAGCAGAAGGCCGTATTACAGCAGTCGATGTAGAATACAATGGAGAGATTAGCGAAGTAGACACGAAAATGCTGACAACAGCAATGATAAAAGGCTTGCTAAACTCCATTTTGACGGAACATATTAATTATGTGAATGCTCCAGGTGTTGCTAAATCTCGCGGTATTAAGGTACGGGAAGTAAAAAGCAAAGAGACAGCTAATTTTGCCAATTTGATTACGGTAAGAGTTCATACAGACAAAAAAACTCATGTTGTGGCGGGGACTTTATTCGGTCATCAAGAAGGACGTATTGTTATGATCGATGGATACCGAGTCGATGTGGATCCACAAGGATGGTTAATTGTCGGTCTTCATTTGAATCGTCCAGGCATCATCGGACATGTTGGCACGATTTTGGGAAGCGATGGAATTAATATTCATAGTATGCAAGTGGGGCGTACTGAGGAAAAAGGAACAAATATTATGGTTATGGGTGTAGACTCCGATGTTCCAGCAGCCGTTATGTTAAAGATAAAAGCAGTGGATGGAATATTGGGGGCGAAAATGATTAATTTTTGTGTAGTATAG
- the serS gene encoding serine--tRNA ligase → MLDIKFVRDNTEEVQQALVKRGMNLSLDEFLVLEKERRELLGQVEALKNKRNTVSLEISRLKKAKEDAESLVSQMRLVGDQIGEFDGKVKEVEGKLQAIIMNIPNIPHHSVPIGKDEQDNIEVRNWGTPTTFEKPPLAHWEIGEKLNILDFERGGKVTGTRFTFYRGLGARLERSLINFMLDIHTGEHGYTEFFPPFIANKESMTGTGQLPKFSEDMFKLEGLDYYLIPTAEVPITNYHRGEILDVKDLPLYYTAYSACFRAEAGAAGRDTRGLIRQHQFNKVEMVKLTLPENSYDELEKLTRNAERILELLGLPYRTVALCSGDMGFSSAKTYDIEVWLPSFNTYREISSCSNFEDFQGRRADIKFRREAKGKPEFVHTLNGSGLAIGRTVAAILENNQQPDGSVIVPEVLRSYMGVDVIK, encoded by the coding sequence ATGCTTGATATTAAATTTGTCAGGGACAATACAGAAGAAGTACAACAAGCCTTAGTAAAGCGCGGCATGAATCTCAGTTTAGATGAGTTCTTAGTTTTGGAAAAAGAGCGTCGTGAATTGTTAGGTCAGGTAGAGGCACTTAAAAATAAACGAAACACTGTATCTCTTGAAATTAGTCGTCTTAAAAAGGCCAAGGAAGATGCGGAAAGTTTAGTATCCCAAATGCGTTTAGTCGGCGATCAGATCGGTGAATTCGATGGTAAGGTTAAGGAAGTAGAGGGAAAACTGCAAGCTATTATTATGAACATCCCTAATATACCTCATCATTCAGTACCTATTGGAAAGGATGAGCAGGACAATATCGAGGTGCGTAATTGGGGAACTCCTACTACGTTTGAAAAACCGCCACTGGCTCACTGGGAAATTGGCGAGAAACTCAATATTCTTGATTTTGAACGGGGTGGCAAAGTCACTGGAACACGATTCACTTTTTATCGGGGACTAGGAGCTCGGTTAGAACGTTCTCTGATTAATTTTATGCTTGATATTCACACTGGTGAGCACGGCTATACGGAATTTTTCCCTCCATTTATTGCAAATAAAGAGAGTATGACAGGAACCGGGCAATTGCCTAAGTTTAGTGAAGATATGTTTAAGTTGGAGGGACTCGATTATTATTTGATTCCTACTGCAGAAGTACCAATCACTAATTATCATCGAGGAGAAATCTTAGATGTCAAAGATTTACCTTTATATTATACGGCTTATAGTGCCTGTTTCCGTGCCGAAGCAGGAGCTGCTGGCCGGGATACTCGTGGTTTAATTCGTCAGCATCAGTTTAATAAAGTAGAGATGGTGAAGTTGACTTTACCGGAGAACTCTTATGATGAGCTAGAAAAGTTGACTCGTAATGCAGAACGTATCTTGGAATTGCTAGGATTGCCTTATCGTACAGTCGCCTTATGTAGTGGTGATATGGGTTTCTCTTCTGCGAAAACCTACGATATTGAAGTATGGTTGCCTAGTTTTAATACCTACCGAGAAATTTCATCCTGTTCGAATTTTGAGGATTTCCAAGGCCGTCGCGCTGATATAAAATTCCGCCGTGAGGCTAAAGGAAAACCAGAATTTGTACATACGTTAAATGGCTCAGGCCTAGCGATTGGCCGCACTGTAGCCGCTATTTTGGAAAACAACCAACAACCTGATGGCTCTGTTATTGTACCTGAAGTACTGCGTTCTTATATGGGCGTTGATGTAATTAAATAG
- the serC gene encoding 3-phosphoserine/phosphohydroxythreonine transaminase produces MTHRVFNFNAGPAALPIEVLKQAQAEFLNYQETGMSMLETSHRSKAYEAVNREAEATLKELLGLGDNYRVLFLQGGASTQFAMIPMNFLPAGRTADYILTGAWSEKALKEAKLFGSTHIAATTAEDNYKRIPQKGEIQLSENPAYVHITSNNTIFGTQWQEFPSFGKVPLIADMSSDILNRPFDAEKFSLIYAGAQKNLGPSGVTVVIAHKELLENNPKDIPTMMRYETHAKNDSLYNTPPAFSVYILNLVLQWLKGQGGLAGIEKRNVEKASLIYNAIDQSGGYYRGHAQKDSRSLMNITFRLPSEELEKNFASQAEKAGLIGLKGHRSVGGLRASIYNAMTVEGCRALEQFMLNFQQKNG; encoded by the coding sequence TTGACTCATCGTGTTTTTAATTTTAATGCGGGTCCAGCGGCATTGCCGATAGAAGTATTAAAACAAGCTCAAGCCGAATTTTTAAACTATCAGGAAACTGGTATGTCTATGCTCGAGACGAGTCATCGTTCCAAAGCCTATGAAGCGGTCAATCGGGAAGCGGAAGCAACGCTAAAAGAACTATTAGGACTCGGTGATAATTACCGAGTTCTATTCCTCCAAGGAGGAGCTAGTACTCAATTTGCGATGATACCGATGAATTTTTTGCCAGCAGGGCGCACTGCAGACTATATCTTAACAGGAGCTTGGTCCGAAAAGGCTCTTAAAGAAGCCAAACTGTTTGGTAGCACACACATAGCGGCGACTACTGCGGAAGACAATTATAAACGTATCCCCCAAAAGGGCGAAATTCAATTAAGTGAAAACCCAGCCTATGTTCATATTACCTCAAACAATACGATTTTTGGTACCCAGTGGCAGGAGTTTCCTTCCTTTGGGAAAGTACCTCTGATTGCCGATATGTCCTCTGATATCTTAAATAGACCTTTTGATGCGGAAAAATTTTCGCTGATTTATGCCGGAGCCCAAAAGAATTTAGGGCCTTCAGGGGTAACAGTTGTTATTGCGCACAAGGAGTTGTTGGAGAATAATCCAAAGGATATCCCTACGATGATGCGTTATGAAACACACGCTAAGAATGATTCCTTGTATAATACACCACCTGCTTTTTCTGTATACATACTCAATTTAGTATTGCAATGGCTAAAAGGACAAGGCGGCTTAGCAGGAATTGAGAAACGCAATGTAGAAAAAGCCAGTCTGATCTATAATGCCATAGATCAAAGTGGCGGTTATTACCGAGGTCATGCGCAAAAAGACAGTCGCTCTTTAATGAATATTACCTTCCGTCTGCCCAGTGAAGAACTGGAAAAAAACTTTGCAAGCCAAGCAGAAAAGGCTGGCCTCATAGGCCTTAAAGGGCACCGTTCAGTTGGTGGATTACGAGCATCCATATACAATGCAATGACAGTAGAAGGCTGCCGTGCATTAGAACAATTTATGTTGAATTTTCAACAAAAAAATGGGTAG
- a CDS encoding NAD(P)/FAD-dependent oxidoreductase encodes MSSEIFDIAIIGGGPAGLSAALTGRIRNKSVAIFEHMDFSLKLQKAHIVDNYLGVPQITGQGMMQQFLAHCSAHNPTIIKEKVVNIFPGEGRFTLVSPKATYQARSVIIATGVVATTIFQGEKEFLGKGVSYCATCDGMMYKGKDVAVISYTAEGEHEAEYLSELCRTVYYLPQYKEAPTLRSGIKLVNEKPEAIIGDVVVQKLQVNKEELSVHGVFIIRMSDPVENVLPGLALEGEVIKVNRDMSTSIPGVFAAGDCTGKPWQIAKATGEGLVAVLSAISYLGKKDK; translated from the coding sequence ATGTCTAGTGAAATTTTTGATATTGCCATAATTGGCGGAGGTCCGGCGGGATTATCCGCTGCGCTTACTGGAAGAATTCGCAATAAAAGTGTTGCCATATTTGAGCATATGGATTTCAGTCTAAAACTACAAAAAGCCCATATTGTAGATAATTATTTAGGAGTACCCCAAATTACTGGACAAGGGATGATGCAGCAATTTCTGGCTCATTGTTCCGCTCATAACCCAACGATTATTAAAGAAAAAGTCGTTAATATTTTCCCTGGAGAAGGTAGGTTTACCTTGGTATCACCAAAGGCAACTTATCAAGCGCGAAGTGTAATTATTGCTACCGGGGTAGTTGCCACTACTATATTCCAAGGTGAAAAAGAATTTTTAGGGAAGGGTGTAAGTTATTGTGCTACTTGTGATGGCATGATGTATAAGGGGAAAGATGTAGCTGTGATATCTTATACGGCAGAGGGGGAACATGAGGCAGAATATTTAAGCGAATTATGTCGCACTGTATACTACTTACCTCAATATAAGGAAGCACCTACTTTGCGTTCAGGGATCAAATTAGTGAATGAAAAGCCGGAGGCAATTATAGGAGATGTAGTAGTACAAAAACTACAAGTGAATAAAGAAGAATTATCTGTTCATGGCGTATTTATTATTCGGATGTCTGACCCTGTAGAAAATGTACTGCCAGGCCTTGCATTAGAAGGTGAAGTGATTAAAGTGAATCGTGATATGTCAACAAGCATACCAGGAGTTTTTGCAGCAGGGGACTGCACGGGAAAACCATGGCAAATTGCTAAGGCTACTGGTGAGGGCTTGGTAGCGGTATTAAGTGCCATTTCTTATTTGGGAAAGAAAGATAAATAA